One Lycium barbarum isolate Lr01 chromosome 5, ASM1917538v2, whole genome shotgun sequence genomic window carries:
- the LOC132641203 gene encoding uncharacterized protein LOC132641203 has product MKDMNVSSKPSMTISKCIFFGILITIPILLFLSHKNSSSAIVTTTTTSSNSDTDLKIRPGYATYDSYIQRQLNKTLNPKLRKIWTTRDWDRKIQVFSKFFNELKNRKLLLESSKVLCIGARMGQEVEALKRVGVSDSVGMDLVPYPPLVVKGDFHNQPFDDANFDLEFSNVFDHALFPEKFVSEIERTLKPGGVCVLHVALSRRADKYSANDLYSVEPLKKLFKRSELIHTRTVDGFGLDTEVVFRKKR; this is encoded by the coding sequence ATGAAAGATATGAATGTATCATCAAAACCATCAATGACCATATCCAAATGCATCTTTTTCGGCATTCTCATAACAATACCAATCCTCCTTTTCCTCTCTCATAAAAACTCATCCTCTGCCATCGTAACCACCACCACAACATCATCAAACTCCGATACGGATCTCAAGATCAGACCCGGATATGCCACATACGATTCCTACATCCAGAGACAACTAAACAAGACCCTCAACCCCAAACTCCGAAAAATATGGACAACCCGTGATTGGGATAGGAAGATTCAAGTTTTCTCGAAATTCTTTAACGAACTTAAAAATAGAAAACTTCTGTTAGAATCATCAAAGGTGCTTTGTATAGGTGCCAGGATGGGTCAAGAAGTGGAAGCATTAAAACGGGTCGGGGTATCGGATTCGGTTGGTATGGACCTTGTACCATACCCGCCTTTGGTGGTGAAAGGTGATTTTCATAATCAGCCGTTTGATGATGCTAACTTTGACTTGGAATTTTCCAACGTGTTTGATCACGCGCTTTTTCCCGAGAAGTTTGTGTCAGAGATCGAACGGACGTTGAAGCCTGGTGGGGTTTGCGTTTTACACGTGGCGTTATCTAGACGGGCGGATAAGTATTCTGCGAATGATTTGTATAGTGTTGAACCGTTGAAGAAACTGTTTAAACGGTCCGAGTTGATTCATACGAGAACCGTTGATGGGTTCGGTTTGGATACTGAAGTAGTTTTCAGGAAAAAGAGATGA
- the LOC132639654 gene encoding uncharacterized protein LOC132639654, which translates to MASLNPVNSFGNFDKNRIMRLAECYTNEFDSSKLRDLICQLDSFIVYARGSDRRFVNLKGISDLAKLLVKSDLHQTWPLVYLLIKLTLILPVATPSVEWAFSSLKYIKNELRNSIGDEFLNGCLVCYVKRKIFTILIVT; encoded by the exons ATGGCTAGTTTGAATCCAGTTAATTCATTTGGTAATTTTGATAAGAACAGGATAATGAGGTTGGCTGAATGTTATACGAATGAGTTTGATAGTAGCAAGCTTCGGGATCTCATTTGTCAGCTTGATAGTTTTATAGTTTATGCTCGTGGTTCTGATAGAAGGTTCGTCAACTTGAAGGGAATTAGTGACCTTGCTAAATTGTTGGTTAAATCAGATTTGCATCAAACTTGGCCacttgtttatttgcttatcaAGTTGACTCTCATTCTTCCTGTTGCTACTCCATCTGTGGAATGGGCTTTCTCTTCCTTGAAGTACATCAAAAATGAGCTTCGTAACAGTATCGGTGATGAATTTTTGAATGGTTGTTTAGTTTGCTATGTAAAGCGTAAGATATTCACAATT CTCATTGTGACTTGA
- the LOC132639655 gene encoding uncharacterized protein LOC132639655 → MDGDYFGILVDESKDISHKEQMTLVLSYVNKEGEVVEHFVGIVHVSDTSARSLKEAVYSFLSNHSLSPSQIRGQGYDGASNMQGKLNGLKTLILSETPLAYCIHYFAHQLQLTLVALAKKNSNDYHYRSLHNLIVLFPSIIHMLEFIGRECPNYTDRLVAKSLVSTIKEFDFTFMLYLMWKVLMMTKELSSSLKRMDQDIVNAMGLLDLTKQRLQNRKDSEFELLMDDVFSFGDKYDIMIPKMVASDFPGKSKRRALDVTYSHHLRVDIFYVVIDLHL, encoded by the exons ATGGATggggattattttgggatactAGTGGATGAATCAAAGGATATATCACACAAGGAGCAAATGACACTTGTTCTGAGTTATGTTAACAAAGAAGGCGAAGTAGTAGAgcattttgttggtattgttcaTGTTAGTGATACATCTGCTCGTTCATTAAAGGAGGCAGTCTACTCTTTTCTTTCAAATCACTCATTAAGTCCATCACAAATACGTGGGCAAGGTTATGATGGAGCTAGCAACATGCAGGGAAAGCTAAATGGTCTTAAGACTTTGATTTTGAGTGAGACTCCATTGGCATATTGCATTCATTATTTTGCTCACCAATTGCAGTTAACACTTGTAGCTCTTGCGAAGAAGAATTCGAAT GATTATCATTATAGATCATTACATAATCTCATTGTCCTATTTCCATCAATTATTCATATGCTTGAATTTATTGGACGTGAATGTCCTAATTATACTGACAGACTTGTTGCTAAAAGTCTTGTGAGTACGATTAAGGAATTTGATTTTACTTTTATGTTGTACTTGATGTGGAAAGTTCTAATGATGACAAAAGAGTTGAGCTCCTCATTAAAAAGGATGGATCAAGATATTGTCAATGCGATGGGACTTCTCGATCTTACAAAGCAAAGATTACAAAATAGGAAGGATAGTGAATTCGAATTATTAATGGATGATGTCTTTTCTTTTGGTGATAAATATGATATAATGATTCCGAAGATGGTCGCTAGCGACTTTCCTGGAAAGTCGAAGCGTAGAGCGCTTGATGTTACATATTCTCATCATTTGCGCGTTGATATATTTTATGTTGTTATTGATTTACATCTTTAA
- the LOC132639656 gene encoding secreted RxLR effector protein 161-like — MAGCLMYLTTTRPNILYVVSLVSRLTSCATNTHFRAAKRVIRYVKRTLNFGIKFYANQKCVLQGYSDSDWAGSSDDMKSPSSYCFNIGSGVFSEIVAQSTAEVEFIAAAFAANQALEKDAHKEGSVRLKYCKTDLQLADMFTKALLRSRFEFLREALGICSN; from the exons ATGGCTGGATGTCTCATGTATCTTACAACAACTAGACCCAACATTTTATATGTTGTAAGTCTTGTATCTAGATTGACTAGTTGTGCAACTAACACTCATTTTAGAGCAGCTAAAAGGGTGATAAGATATGTTAAGAGAACACTGAATTTTGGAATCAAGTTCTATGCAAATCAGAAGTGCGTGTTGCAGGGGTATTCTGATAGTGACTGGGCTGGTTCTTCTGATGACATGAAGAGTCCTTCTAGTTATTGTTTTAATATTGGTTCAGGGGTATTTTCT GAGATTGTTGCACAATCAACGGCTGAAGTTGAGTTCATTGCAGCAGCATTTGCTGCAAATCAAGCCTTAGAAAA AGACGCGCATAAAGAAGGATCTGTTAGGTTAAAGTATTGCAAGACAGATCTTCAACTAGCAGATATGTTTACCAAAGCCTTGCTAAGGAGCAGATTTGAATTTCTCAGAGAGGCGCTTGGAATTTGCAGCAACTGA